In Cyclobacteriaceae bacterium, the DNA window CGGCATTCACTGATGGTGTTGTCGATGTTGAACTGGCAGTGATGCCGGTGATGCTGGAGGAAATTGTAATACGCGATCTTGCGGCACGTGAGATCACCACGAGTAAGATCGGTCTTACTCAATTAAGCATTAAGGATATCAAGAGGTCGCCTTCATTTCTGGGTGAACCTGATATGATCAAATCGATTCAGGCACTGCCGGGTGTTACGACAGCAGGAGAGGCGGCAACAGGATTTAATGTTCGTGGAGGAAGCGTTGATCAGAATCTTATTCTTTATGACGGTATGCCGGTATTTAATAGTTCTCACGTCTTTGGATTTTTCTCAGCATTCAATGCAGAAGCCGTTCGCGATGTTTCTTTTTACCGTGGAGGAATTCCTGCGGAGTATGGAGGTCGTGCATCTTCTGTTCTTGACATTCGCTCCAAGGATGGTGACTATGAAAAATGGGGAGGCAGCGGCGGGATCGGAATGATCACCAGTAATTTCACGATCAACGGGCCATTGCAAAAGAAAAAAACATCGATGATGGCATCGATGAGATCAACGTATTCAAACTGGCTGGTAAATTCAGTGAAGACTGATTATGCCGATCTCAGCAAAAGCTCTGTGTTCTTCTATGATGGAACGATCAAGCTTACTCATTTATTCAGCGGTCAGACAAAACTTGCAGTAACTGGATATTCCAGCAGAGATGCTTTTCGCCTGACCGGTGACTCTACCTATTCATGGAATAATCTGCAGTTATCCGCGCGACTGGATCATCAGATTTCGCCAAAGCTTGGATCTGATTTTGTTTTTGGTGTGAGTCAGTATGGATATACGGTGGAGAATGCGGATTATCTCACAGCATCAGAACTTTCCTACAAGATCACAACATGGGTTGGCAAAGCGGGATTTAATCTTCAGCAGAATAATCATAAGATCAATTTTGGATTGAATGTTTCCTATTACCGATTCCAGCCGGGTAATCTGAAGCCAACATCCAATGTATCCAATGCAAAAGATCTTTCACTTGATAAGCAGTTCTCCATTGAGAATGCACTTTATGCGGGAGATGAATGGGCCTATAATGACCGGATATCCATTGAGGCCGGCTTGAGAGTTCCGATCTTCCTTTCGTTTGGACCAGCATCTGTGAATGTTTACAAGAGTGATGTGCCAAGAGAAACGTCGAGTATCATTGACACACTTCATTATGACGGTGGTCAGCCTGTTAAAACATATTTCGGTCTGGAGCCACGATTATCCTTTCGCTGGACAGCAACACCCACCTCATCTATAAAGCTTGGATACAATCGCATGTATCAGTTTCTGCAGTTGGTAACGAACACAACTGCGGTAACACCGGTAGACATCTGGCAGCCGAGTGGATATTATTTCAAGCCGCAACGTGCAGATCAGATATCTCTGGGATACTTCAAGGACTTTAAGGAAAAGAAGTACACCGCCTCAGTAGAAGGTTTCTATAAAGAGATTGATAACATTCTTGACTTTAAAGATGGCGCGCAATTGATTTTGAACAATCACCTTGAAACTGATTTGCTTCAGGGCAAAGGAATGTCGTATGGAGTTGAAACCTCTTTTACAAAAAGCACAGGCCGACTGACCTATAGTATTAATTATACTTATTCAAGGTCGTTCAGAACTATAGCGGGGTCCACCTCCAGTGAAACGATCAATAGCGGAAAACAGTATCCCACCAATTTTGATCAGCCTCACATTATCAATCTTTCATGGAAGTATAATTTATCACGTCGTGTATTCTTTACAGGAAATTTCACCTACCACACCGGCCGGCCTGTGACGGTACCGCTTTCAGCCTTCCCGCTGGAGAACACAACGGTAGCATATTTTTCTGAACGCAATCAATACCGCATACCCGATTATCATCGTTTAGATCTTGCATTGGTAATAGAAGGAAACCATAAGAGAAAGAAGAAATTTGAGGGGACGTGGGTGTTTTCTTTATACAATGCCTATGGGCGAAGAAATCCCTACACGGTATTCTTTAAAAGCTCCGGAAATGGAATCCCTCAGCCGTATCAGCTTTCTATTATTGGTACTGCATTACCATCCATCAGTTACAATTTCAAATTCTGATGGAAGCAAGAAGATCATACGGTGCTAAGATCATTCAGGGATTCATAGCATCGGTCTTAATAAGCGCGTGCGTTGAGCCCGTTAATTTTGATGTTCCTCCGGCACAACTGTTAACGATCGTAGATGGAATGATCTCAGACAAGCCTGGACCTTACACAGTTTTTATTTCAAGAGGCTTGCCGTTGGATGCGGATTCCACTTATCGGATTCCTTATCCGAATGTAAAAGTTGTGTTATGGGATTTCACGACAGGGACAGGAGTGAATGAAGTTTTAACGGAAGTCAGGCCGGGAGAATATATTACCG includes these proteins:
- a CDS encoding TonB-dependent receptor → MLRKLFLSLLICGSLSLKAQDILELKLDGTEQGKSLATVLSEIEKKSNARFYFLSEWIQPITFQESFAGETLGAALESLFLGTDLSYVSMYPHAVILVKDPTQALLRKSAINSAVRQKKKVEQRIFGEAGKSKKGKVIITGKVIDSKTGDPMPRTNIQVSDTQGGTTTDENGNYTLSLSPGVHVLNFTFVDYEEKVIDLAAFTDGVVDVELAVMPVMLEEIVIRDLAAREITTSKIGLTQLSIKDIKRSPSFLGEPDMIKSIQALPGVTTAGEAATGFNVRGGSVDQNLILYDGMPVFNSSHVFGFFSAFNAEAVRDVSFYRGGIPAEYGGRASSVLDIRSKDGDYEKWGGSGGIGMITSNFTINGPLQKKKTSMMASMRSTYSNWLVNSVKTDYADLSKSSVFFYDGTIKLTHLFSGQTKLAVTGYSSRDAFRLTGDSTYSWNNLQLSARLDHQISPKLGSDFVFGVSQYGYTVENADYLTASELSYKITTWVGKAGFNLQQNNHKINFGLNVSYYRFQPGNLKPTSNVSNAKDLSLDKQFSIENALYAGDEWAYNDRISIEAGLRVPIFLSFGPASVNVYKSDVPRETSSIIDTLHYDGGQPVKTYFGLEPRLSFRWTATPTSSIKLGYNRMYQFLQLVTNTTAVTPVDIWQPSGYYFKPQRADQISLGYFKDFKEKKYTASVEGFYKEIDNILDFKDGAQLILNNHLETDLLQGKGMSYGVETSFTKSTGRLTYSINYTYSRSFRTIAGSTSSETINSGKQYPTNFDQPHIINLSWKYNLSRRVFFTGNFTYHTGRPVTVPLSAFPLENTTVAYFSERNQYRIPDYHRLDLALVIEGNHKRKKKFEGTWVFSLYNAYGRRNPYTVFFKSSGNGIPQPYQLSIIGTALPSISYNFKF